A stretch of the Deltaproteobacteria bacterium genome encodes the following:
- a CDS encoding response regulator: MKRILVVDDELFFRELFHDYLTANPEWEVEVAGGAEEALTRFERGGIDLVISDLVMTGTDGLQLVAALRERKPELPVVVVTQRDDVKAAVDALRLGVNEYLIKPVDREMLHLALARAFATTGLRRAAERLEKVEEEYLASERLYRACLQLVEETDPLRLQDAILEQLTRLTQAQGAALWFGPGDGKRPFALLAHAGVVDHEALPSSFDLSEDTPAAARLREQAAYVEGSERLLLPLIVGARPVGVVRLSDKLSGDFDERDVIRARTVANFAAASLSNARRFAQLQRVGLRDRDTAAYNLTYFIDYAGKEIYKARRYRRAFSLVSLQVDNLGLIRRALPADTTRTIHRALIQAAQAVIRDSDILAKVTDDTFYLLLPETDYFGAIMFARRALAGFRTAPVIERLSVPPMMVVGCAAFPSDGDDFDELIHQCRRRQDEVRASPYRKLHLEGHGFWDLFEALHQAPEATVASGNAGRRCGLDGTTRQVLLAEVARKLERETAVRGLVYYGAPRIDGEIPLVAGLEPGEKFETQVYLLGRSVIDCPDRTSVTAVNLPDERRLEDRHFLLILTETAHYAWLEQGKTVYQTSDSTLVQALVARIQETYDLQRHL; encoded by the coding sequence GTGAAGCGGATCCTCGTCGTCGACGACGAGCTCTTCTTCCGGGAGCTCTTCCACGACTACCTCACCGCCAACCCCGAGTGGGAGGTGGAGGTCGCCGGCGGCGCCGAGGAGGCCCTCACCCGCTTCGAGCGGGGCGGCATCGACCTGGTGATCTCGGATCTGGTGATGACCGGGACCGACGGCCTGCAGCTGGTGGCGGCCCTGCGCGAGCGCAAGCCCGAGCTCCCGGTGGTGGTGGTCACCCAGCGGGACGACGTGAAGGCCGCGGTGGACGCCCTGCGGCTGGGCGTGAACGAGTACCTGATCAAGCCGGTCGATCGGGAGATGCTCCACCTCGCGCTCGCCCGCGCCTTCGCCACCACCGGGCTGCGCCGCGCCGCCGAGCGCCTCGAGAAGGTGGAGGAGGAGTACCTCGCCTCCGAGCGCCTCTACCGGGCCTGCCTCCAGCTGGTGGAGGAGACCGACCCCCTGCGGCTGCAGGACGCCATCCTCGAGCAGCTCACTCGCCTCACCCAGGCCCAGGGCGCGGCCCTCTGGTTCGGCCCGGGCGACGGCAAGCGCCCCTTCGCGCTCCTGGCCCACGCCGGGGTCGTCGATCACGAGGCGCTGCCCTCGAGCTTCGACCTCTCCGAGGACACGCCGGCGGCCGCTCGCCTGCGGGAGCAGGCCGCCTACGTCGAGGGCAGCGAGCGCCTCCTCCTGCCCCTGATCGTCGGCGCCCGGCCGGTGGGGGTCGTGCGGCTCTCGGACAAGCTCTCCGGGGACTTCGACGAGCGGGACGTGATCCGGGCCCGCACGGTGGCGAACTTCGCCGCGGCCTCCCTCTCCAACGCCCGCCGCTTCGCCCAGCTGCAGCGGGTGGGCCTGCGGGACCGGGACACCGCCGCCTACAACCTGACCTACTTCATCGACTACGCCGGCAAGGAGATCTACAAGGCGCGGCGCTACCGGCGGGCCTTCTCCCTGGTCTCCCTGCAGGTCGACAACCTCGGCCTCATCCGGAGGGCGCTCCCGGCGGACACGACCCGCACGATCCACCGGGCGCTGATCCAGGCGGCCCAGGCCGTCATCCGCGACTCGGACATCCTGGCGAAGGTCACCGACGACACCTTCTACCTGCTGCTGCCCGAGACCGACTACTTCGGGGCGATCATGTTCGCGCGCCGGGCGCTGGCGGGCTTCCGCACCGCGCCGGTGATCGAGCGGCTGAGTGTGCCGCCGATGATGGTGGTGGGCTGCGCCGCCTTCCCGAGCGATGGGGACGACTTCGACGAGCTGATCCACCAGTGCCGCCGCCGGCAGGACGAGGTGCGCGCGAGCCCCTACCGGAAGCTCCACCTCGAGGGGCATGGCTTCTGGGATCTCTTCGAGGCCCTCCACCAGGCCCCCGAGGCCACCGTGGCCTCCGGCAACGCCGGCCGCCGCTGCGGCCTCGACGGCACGACCCGCCAGGTGCTCCTGGCCGAGGTGGCCCGCAAGCTGGAGCGCGAGACCGCGGTGCGGGGCCTGGTCTACTACGGAGCCCCGCGGATCGACGGGGAGATCCCCCTCGTCGCGGGCCTGGAGCCCGGCGAGAAGTTCGAGACCCAGGTCTACCTCCTCGGCCGAAGCGTCATCGACTGCCCGGATCGCACCAGCGTCACGGCGGTCAACCTGCCGGACGAGCGCCGCCTGGAGGACCGCCACTTCCTCCTCATCCTCACCGAGACCGCTCACTACGCCTGGCTGGAGCAGGGCAAGACCGTCTATCAGACCAGCGACTCCACCCTGGTGCAGGCCCTGGTGGCCCGCATCCAGGAGACCTACGACCTCCAGCGCCACCTCTAG
- the dapF gene encoding diaminopimelate epimerase, with the protein MSELLSFSKYQGLGNDFVLVDGRQAELGLEAAEVRRICERRLGVGADGILELRRPEDPAALVQMVVHNADGSVAENCGNGLRCVVRHLVRTGEAPPEGEIVIETGAGPVRARLEGEEVEVEMGAARSDAASLQLTGPLGESPDDDPDEPLLQVSLKLKDRKVEGTGVSLGNPHLVLFDASREQAEALGQEISTHERFAAGVNAGFAHLAADGGIDLTVWERGAGLTLACGTGACAAVAAAVATRRRPSGRWIEVRLPGGPLKVKAAEDLSQIWMRGPAVHVFDGRLERVAPADGEDEA; encoded by the coding sequence GTGAGCGAGCTCCTCTCCTTCTCGAAGTACCAGGGCCTCGGCAACGACTTCGTCCTGGTCGACGGGCGGCAGGCCGAGCTGGGCCTGGAGGCCGCGGAGGTTCGCCGCATCTGCGAGCGCCGCCTCGGCGTGGGCGCCGACGGGATCCTCGAGCTGCGGAGGCCCGAGGACCCGGCCGCCCTGGTGCAGATGGTGGTGCACAACGCGGACGGCAGCGTCGCCGAGAACTGCGGCAACGGCCTGCGCTGCGTGGTCCGCCACCTGGTCCGCACCGGTGAGGCACCACCCGAGGGCGAGATCGTGATCGAGACCGGGGCCGGGCCGGTGCGCGCCCGCCTGGAGGGCGAGGAGGTGGAGGTGGAGATGGGGGCCGCGCGCTCCGACGCCGCCTCGCTCCAGCTCACCGGCCCCCTGGGCGAGAGCCCGGACGACGATCCGGACGAGCCCCTCCTCCAGGTCTCCCTGAAGCTGAAGGACCGGAAGGTGGAGGGGACCGGCGTCTCCCTGGGCAACCCTCACCTCGTGCTCTTCGACGCCTCCCGCGAGCAGGCCGAGGCCCTGGGCCAGGAGATCTCGACCCACGAGCGCTTCGCCGCCGGGGTGAACGCCGGCTTCGCCCACCTCGCGGCGGACGGCGGGATCGACCTGACCGTCTGGGAGCGGGGCGCCGGCCTGACCCTCGCCTGTGGAACCGGCGCCTGCGCCGCCGTCGCCGCGGCGGTGGCGACCCGCCGGCGGCCCTCGGGGCGCTGGATCGAGGTCCGCCTGCCGGGCGGGCCGCTGAAGGTGAAGGCCGCCGAGGACCTCTCCCAGATCTGGATGCGAGGCCCCGCGGTCCACGTCTTCGACGGCCGCCTCGAGCGGGTGGCTCCGGCGGACGGGGAGGACGAGGCGTGA